Proteins from one Juglans microcarpa x Juglans regia isolate MS1-56 chromosome 6S, Jm3101_v1.0, whole genome shotgun sequence genomic window:
- the LOC121237041 gene encoding ATP synthase subunit delta', mitochondrial, with protein MFRQASRLLAQTLRAGVRPFSSDLPAAPTSDSAFIESWKKVIPNIEPPKTPSNFLRPRPATPTSIPSKITVNFVLPYASELSAKEVDMVIIPATTGQMGVLPGHVPTISELKPGILSVHEGNDVTKYFLSSGFAFIHANSVADIIAVEAVRIDHIDPSLVQKGLAEFTQKLSSATTELEKAEAQIGVEVHSALNSALSG; from the exons ATGTTCCGGCAAGCGTCACGCCTCTTGGCTCAAACTCTGAGGGCTGGAGTGAGACCCTTCTCCTCGGATCTTCCGGCCGCCCCCACCTCCGACTCGGCCTTCATCGAGTCGTGGAAGAAGGTCATACCCAACATTGAACCTCCCAAGACTCCCTCCAACTTCTTACGGCCCCGTCCGGCCACTCCCACTTCCATTCCTTCCAAGATCACCGTCAATTTCGTGCTTCCCTACGCCTCCGAGCTCTCCGCCAAGGAG GTTGACATGGTCATAATTCCTGCAACAACTGGACAAATGGGTGTTTTGCCCGGACATGTACCTACAATCTCAGAGCTGAAGCCTGGGATCCTCTCAGTGCATGAAGGAAATGATGTGACAAAGTATTTCCTTAGTAGTGGGTTTGCTTTTATCCATGCTAACTCTGTTGCAGATATAATTGCTGTAGAGGCTGTGCGAATTGACCATATTGACCCAAGCTTGGTCCAGAAGGGCCTAGCAGAATTTACCCAGAAGCTTAGTTCAGCAACAACTGAGTTGGAGAAAGCTGAGGCCCAGATTGGTGTTGAGGTTCACAGTGCTCTCAACTCTGCTCTCTCAGGCTAA